The DNA segment GAGGCGGCCGCGACCGCGGCCGCCGACTCGACGGTCGACCCGTCGGCCGAGGACGTGAGTGCCCGCGCAGACGCCGGAGATGCGGGCGCGGACGGAACGTCCGTCGGACGACTGGCCAAGCGCAAGGCCGCGAAGGCCCGGACGATGGCCACCGACGGCGCCGGCGACGAGTCGGATTCGCCGGGGTACGGCTACCCCGGCGAGGAGTCGACCGACGAGCGCGAACCGTGGCTGTGACCGGTCGGTAGCCCGACCGCGGACTTCGGCGGCCCAGTTCTTCTGCGGAATCCCAGTCGACAGCGATGCGAGCGCAGGCTTTCGGAGACGGGAATACTTACCCGTCCGGGGCGCTTTCGTCGGCCTATGAGCGATACCCGCGTCGTGCAGGGTCGGATGGTCACGCCGAAGGCGCTCGCCGAACTCATCGAGGGCGAGGACGTGATGGAAGCCGAAGCCATCGAGGACGCAGACCGCGAGTGCCCCGAGTGCGGCGGCGACGTCCTGGAGGTCGGCTACATGCCCAGCGTCACCTCGTTCGTGACCGGTTGGAAGTGCCAGGAGTGCGACTGGGCCGAGTCCGACGAGTCGTAGCGAATCGAAATCCCTTTAGGGCGGTTGGACCAACGGAAACCTGCGGGGTCGTGGCCAAGCCAGGGATGGCGACTGACTCCAGAGGCCACGCGCCCGGGACGAGACTCCAGCTGATATACCGAGCGAACCGACTGATCATCGGATCGCGACGACGACCCTCTGGAGTTCCGAGGCGCAACACCGGAGATATCAGTCGATCGGGGGTTCAAATCCCTCCGACCCCACTACCTTTTCGCGACGCAATGCGACGAATAATAGGCCGAGCCACTTCCAAAGCGCCGGACCAGCCCGTGTCTCGATACTACGTCTTAGACTGGACTCGCTACTCCTCGCCCGACCGCTGTACCTCGTAGGTAAGAACAGCAAAGACGTCTCCCTGT comes from the Halorussus vallis genome and includes:
- a CDS encoding DUF5795 family protein, with product MSDTRVVQGRMVTPKALAELIEGEDVMEAEAIEDADRECPECGGDVLEVGYMPSVTSFVTGWKCQECDWAESDES